TCGCCGCGGCGAGCATCGGGGCGATCTGGTCGTCGTGCTCGCCGGACTTCGGCGTCCGCGCGGTCGCGGACAGGTTCGTCCAGATCGAGCCGAAGGTGCTCTTCGCGGTCAACGCCTACGCGTACAACGGCCGCCAGTTCGACATCCGGACGACGGTTGCCGACCTGCAGGCGAAGCTGCCATCGCCGGCCGCGACCGTGCTGGTCGAGTACGTCGGCGAGGGCCGGATGGACGGCGCCCTCGACTGGGCCGAGCTGCTCGCGAAGCACGAGGGCGCGCCGCTGCTGTTCGAGCCGGTCGAGTTCGCGCACCCGTTGTGGGTCCTGTACTCCTCGGGCACGACCGGCCTGCCGAAGGGCATCGTGCACGGCCACGGCGGCATCACGCTGGAGCACCTCAAGGCCCTCGCGCTGCAGACCGACCTCGGGCCCGGCGACCGGTTCTTCTGGTACAGCACCACCGGCTGGATGATGTGGAACTTCCTCATCTCCGGCCTGCTGGTCGGCACCACGATCGTGCTCTACGACGGCAGCCCGGGGTACCCGGACCTGAACGCGCTCTGGCACCTGGCCGAACAGCACCGCGTCACGTACTTCGGCACGTCGGCGCCGTTCATCCAGAGCTGCCTCAAGGCCGGGATCAAGCCCGCCGAGCGCTACGACCTGACGGCGTTGCGCGCGCTCGGCTCGACCGGCGCGCCGCTGAGTGTCGAGGGCTTCCGGTGGATCGTGAACGAGGTCGGGAAGAACGTACAGATCTGCTCGGTCTCCGGCGGGACCGACCTGTGCGCGGCGTTCGTCGCGTCGGCGCCCGACGTGCCGGTCTGGCTGGGGGAGTTGTCGTGCCCGGCACTGGGCGCCGCGGTCACCGCGTTCGACGAGGCCGGCCACGCCGTCGTCGAGGAGGTCGGCGAGCTGGTCATCACGAAGCCGATGCCGTCGATGCCGGTGTTCTTCTGGAACGACCCCGACGGCTCGCGGCTGCGGGAGGCGTACTTCGAGATGTACCCCGGGCTGTGGCGCCACGGGGACTGGATCCGGATCACGAACCGCGGCTCGGCGGTGATCTACGGCCGCAGCGACTCGACGCTCAACCGCGGCGGCGTCCGGATGGGCACGGCGGAGTTCTACCGGGTCGTCGAGGGCTACGACGAGATCGCGGACTCCCTGGTCGTGGACACCTCGGCCGCCGGGAACGAAGATGGTCAGCTGATCTGTTTCGTGGTGCTCGCAGGCGGCGTCGACCTCGAAGCCGTCGAACCGGCGCTGCGGAAGGAGCTCCGTAGCGCGCTGTCACCGCGGCATGTACCCGATCGGTTCGTCGTGGTTTCCGAGATACCTCGTACCTTGAACGGTAAGAAGTGTGAGGTACCGGTGAAGAAGATCCTCGCCGGTGTGGCTCCTGACCGGGCCGTCAGCCGCGACGCGCTGGCCAACCCGGCGGCGCTGACGCCGTTCGTGGAGCTCGCCGGGGGGTAGATGGGGGAAGCATGATCATCCACCGCGGGTTGCACAGGTGGTGACGGGGACACGCGCGCAGATCACCTGGAAGGTGGCGGGAGCCACCACCGTGGGGGTGATCACCTGGGTGACCCGTCTGGCCGGGCTGATGACGCTGGGGTCGATCCTGGTGCCGGCCGGGCGCCGCAGCCTGCGTGGGCACCTGGCCGAATGGCTCGAGCTGCCGCAGGAGGCGACGGTCGCGGCGGCGACCGTGGCGCTGGCCATGGGCGTCCTGCTGGTGATGCTGGCCGCGGGGCTCCGGCGCCGCAAGCGCCGGGCCTGGCAGCTGGCGGTCGGCGCGACGGTGCTGCTCACGATGTCGCACCTCGGGCTGAAGCACGTCTTCGGCGCCGGCGTGGTGTCGGTGGTGCTGCTGGTGGGCTTGATCGCGAGCCGGCGGTACTTCGTGGCGAAGCCGGACCCGGTGGTCGGGCGCTGGCAGGCGATGCGTGTGTTCGTCCAGCTGGCGATGGCCGGGTTCGTGATCAACCTCATCCTGCTGTCCGTGGCGTCGCGGGCGGTGCTGGAGCCGACGAGCTTCCCGGACCGGATCGCCGAGTCCGCGCTCGCGCTGGCCGGCGTCAGCGGGCCCGCGGTCTTCCGGCAGATGTGGCTGGAGGACATGACGGCGGCCGTCGGCCTGCTGTTCGGCCTCGCCGCGGTCCTGGTCGCGGCGTACTTCCTGCTGCGGTCGGCCGAGCCGGCCCCGCGCCTGACCGACGACGAGGTCGCCCGTCTCCGCAAGCTGCTGGACGAGCACGGCGAGCGGGACTCGCTCGGCTACTTCGCGTTGCGCCGGGACAAGTTCGCGGTGTTTTCGAAGACGGGCAAGGCCGCGGTCACCTACCGCGTGATCGCCGGGGTGGCGCTGTGCTCGGCCGACCCGCTCGGCGACCACGAGGCGTGGCCGGGCGCGATCGAGGAGTACCTGGACATCTGCCGCCGCAACGGCTGGACCCCGGCGGCGATGGGCGTCTCCGAGCTGGGCGCGACGGTCTGGGCCCGGTTCGGCCTGGAGGTCCTGGAAATCGGCGACGAAGCGGTCGTCGACGTCGACGGCTTCACCCTGGACGGCCGCGTGATGCGCGGCGTCCGCCAGGCCGCGGCCCGCACCAAGCGCGCGGGCTACAAGGTGCTGGTGCGCCGGGCCGAGGACCTGCGTCCCGGTGAACTGGCCGAGCTGGAGGTCCTGGCCGCGAACTGGCGCGGCACGGACACCGAGCGCGGCTTCTCGATGGCGCTGGGCCGCATGGGCGACCCCGGATCGGTGCTGGTGACGGCCGAACAGGGCGGCCGGGTCCGCGGGGTGCTCCAGTTCGTCCCGTGGGGCGCGACGGGCCTCTCCCTGGACGTGATGCGCCGCGACCGCACGGCCGACAACGGCGTCAACGAGCTGATGATCTCGGAGCTCCTCCTGGCGGCGGACCGCCACGGCGTCTCGCAGGTGTCGCTGAACTTCGCCGCGTTCCGCGCGTTGATGGAGCAAGGACAGCGCATCGGCGCCGGCCCGGTCGCCAAGTCGGCGGCGAAGGTGCTGCACTTCTTCTCGCGCTGGATCCAGATCGAGACGCTCTACCGCTTCAACGCGA
This window of the Amycolatopsis balhimycina FH 1894 genome carries:
- a CDS encoding acetoacetate--CoA ligase, which translates into the protein MTHTADAPEVLWRPEPGHVADTKIVAFRRWLRAERGVEVDDYRSLWEFSVERGPDFWAAVADFLGVRWHDQPGEVLSGEMPDAVWFDGGTLNYAEHALTPGVAGAAKGDDETAVIFHREDGLASHLTYGQLRAQVAAARAAFLELGVGKGDRVVALAPNCPQTLVAFLAAASIGAIWSSCSPDFGVRAVADRFVQIEPKVLFAVNAYAYNGRQFDIRTTVADLQAKLPSPAATVLVEYVGEGRMDGALDWAELLAKHEGAPLLFEPVEFAHPLWVLYSSGTTGLPKGIVHGHGGITLEHLKALALQTDLGPGDRFFWYSTTGWMMWNFLISGLLVGTTIVLYDGSPGYPDLNALWHLAEQHRVTYFGTSAPFIQSCLKAGIKPAERYDLTALRALGSTGAPLSVEGFRWIVNEVGKNVQICSVSGGTDLCAAFVASAPDVPVWLGELSCPALGAAVTAFDEAGHAVVEEVGELVITKPMPSMPVFFWNDPDGSRLREAYFEMYPGLWRHGDWIRITNRGSAVIYGRSDSTLNRGGVRMGTAEFYRVVEGYDEIADSLVVDTSAAGNEDGQLICFVVLAGGVDLEAVEPALRKELRSALSPRHVPDRFVVVSEIPRTLNGKKCEVPVKKILAGVAPDRAVSRDALANPAALTPFVELAGG
- a CDS encoding phosphatidylglycerol lysyltransferase domain-containing protein, which encodes MVTGTRAQITWKVAGATTVGVITWVTRLAGLMTLGSILVPAGRRSLRGHLAEWLELPQEATVAAATVALAMGVLLVMLAAGLRRRKRRAWQLAVGATVLLTMSHLGLKHVFGAGVVSVVLLVGLIASRRYFVAKPDPVVGRWQAMRVFVQLAMAGFVINLILLSVASRAVLEPTSFPDRIAESALALAGVSGPAVFRQMWLEDMTAAVGLLFGLAAVLVAAYFLLRSAEPAPRLTDDEVARLRKLLDEHGERDSLGYFALRRDKFAVFSKTGKAAVTYRVIAGVALCSADPLGDHEAWPGAIEEYLDICRRNGWTPAAMGVSELGATVWARFGLEVLEIGDEAVVDVDGFTLDGRVMRGVRQAAARTKRAGYKVLVRRAEDLRPGELAELEVLAANWRGTDTERGFSMALGRMGDPGSVLVTAEQGGRVRGVLQFVPWGATGLSLDVMRRDRTADNGVNELMISELLLAADRHGVSQVSLNFAAFRALMEQGQRIGAGPVAKSAAKVLHFFSRWIQIETLYRFNAKFQPRWVPRYLVYPAVRELPRVGIATFEAEGLGGRSPRLLRLLRRA